TGCATGTCTGTATGGGGGGATTATGCTGGACGGGTTCATATATAGCGGAGCCGTGGAGCCGCGCATTCAGTGCTGATGGAGAGCCGCGTGCAGGACAAGAGGAGCTTCGGCTTCAGCATCGACAGCATTCTGAGTCTCAGAGACCagaaggaggaagaggaggaggagacgcatcttcatcatcatcatcttcatcacgaTTTTCATCATCGGGCCCTGGAGCCGCAAACACACTCCTGCAGGACCTGCTGCTTCTGCTCTCACTGTGGAGAAATCCTGCAGTCTGACAACGGTGagatcatcttcatcatcatcatcatcatcatcatcatcatcatcatcatcatcatcatcatcatcctcatcatcatcatcatcatcgtcttcatcatcatcatcatcatcctcatcatcatcatcgtcttcatcatcatcatcatcatcatcatcatcatcatcttcatcatcatcatcatcatcatcttcatcattgtCATCTTCATTATCATCTtctccatcatcatcttcatcatcatcttcttcatcttcatcattttcatcatcttcatcatcttcatcatcatcttcatcatcttcatcttcatcatcatcttcaccatcatcttcatcattagcatcttcatcatctttatcatcatcatcagcatcatcttcatcgtcatcatcttcatcttcatcatcttcatcttcatcattttcatcatcatcatcatcatcatcatcttcttcatctttattgttttcattgtcatcatcatcatcagcatcatcttcatcatcttcatcttcatcttcattattttcatcatcatcatcatcttcctcttcatcttctttattttcattgtcatcatcatcatcatcatcatcatcatcttcatcatcatcttcatcatcatcattagcatcttcatcatctttatcatcaacatcatcttcatcatcttcctcttcatcatcatcatcatcattagcatcttcatcatctttatcatcaacatcatcttcatcatcatcatcatcttcatcatatcatcattttcatcatcatcttcagtaCCATCTTTATCTTCATcatatcatcatcttcatcatcatcttcagtatcatcttcatcttcatcatatcatcatcatcttcatcatcttcagtaccatcttcatcatcagcatctacatcatcttcatcatcagcatcttcatcatcagcatcttcatcatctttattatcaacatcatcatcttcatcaacatcatcgtcttcatcatcatcttcatttaatttactcttaggtttatttttaaagctaaacatttgtttgtgtgtgtgtgtgtgtgtttgtgtgtgtgtgtgtgtttgtgtttgtgtttgcgtgtttgtgtgtgtgtgtgtgtgtgtttgtgtttgtgtgtgtgtatgtgtgcatgtgtgtgtgtctctctgtctctcagccTGTGCAGTGGTCTGGGGAAAGCGTGTGTTTTCAGAGGCGTGTCCGAGCGCAGGATCCCCGGGTCTGACCGGTGTTCAGCGCAGGGTTCGGCGTCACCGCACCATCTTCACAGAGGAGCAGCTGCAGGCGCTGGAGGATCTGTTCACACACAACCAGTATCCCGACATACACACACGCGAACAACTGGCCCTCAAAACACAGCTGCGCGAGGAGAGAGTCGAGGTGATCAAGTAAAATATGACTAATTCCGAGTGTgcctcatacaggtgagtgggcttaacaaaccacctgtagaaaacacactccttCATCTCTGCGGGACACTTGTGCTCTTTATAAACAGATCtgaaaatgttttgtattttgggTTTGCTAGTATCTGTGGGTCTGTCATCTTCAGACCGCAGTGACATTAGAAATCTGTGTGTGACCTTTGCTAAGTGTGTTGTTCGCACATGCCTTATTCAGCTTAGAAGCATTGCAAACAGTATGGAGATGATtgtccctgtgtgtgtgtttgtgtgtgtttcaggtgtggTTCAAGAACCGAAGGGCCAAATGGAGGCGTCAGAAGCGTCTTCCCTTCAGTCTTCGAGGAGCGGACGAGTGGATGAGCGTTATTCACAACGACTGATGAAGAAACCTGCGGCGAACACACTGAAGATCATCTGCTCCTCTTCATTTCTTCATCAGTCAGCCTGCTCATGTGGGAGACCTTTCAGCTCTACACAGGCATCATACAGATGAAGATTGTGTCTTTGATATAATTCCTGATGAATTAATGATCAGTTAGATTATAAACAATGTTATTGTATGATATCACATCACTACAGATTTATgcaatattcattttatattaaatcatgGAGAAACTTTAGTTCTGAGTGGCAGTCCATGCTCATTTAATGACGGATGTAATTATGAGTGACAGATGCAGATATATGTATTAAATATGATTCATCATCAAAGGAGTCAGCTGAAGAACAAAGATTAAACCTGTGCTGCTAAATGAATCAGTCAAAAGAGTCAGTGACTCACTCATGAAGACTTACTCGGTCAAATGAGTCAGTGATTTACTCATGAAGAATGAATCAGTGCTGCTGAATCAGTGCTGCTGAATCAGTGCTGCTGAATCAGTGCTGCTGAAGTAATAAATCAAATGAGTCAGTGACTCACTCATGAGGAATGAATCAGTGCTGctgaattaatcaatcaaataagTCAGTGACTCACTCATGAAGAATGAATCAGTGCTGCTGAATCAGTGCTGCTGAAGTAATCAATCAAATGAGTCAGTGACTCACTCATGAAGAATGAATCAGTGCTGCTGAATCAGTGCTGCTGAAGTAATCAATCAAATGAGTCAGTGACTCACTCATGAAGAATGAATCAGTGCTGCTGAATCAGTGCTGCTGAAGTAATCAATCAAATGAGTCAGTGACTCACTCATGAAGAATGAATCAGTGCTGCTGAATCAGTGTTGCTGAATCAGTGCTGCTGAAGTAATCAATCAAATGAGTCAGTGACTCACTCATGAAAAATGAATCAGTGCTGCTGAATCAGTGCTGCTGAATTAAACAATCAAATGAGTCAGTGACTCACTCATGAAGAATGAATCAGTGCTGCTGAAGTAATCAATCAAATGAGTCAGTGACTCACTCATGAAGAATGAATCAGTGCTGCTGAATCAGTGCTGCTGaagtaataaatcaaataagtcaGTGACTCACTCATGAAGAATGAATCAGTGCTGCTGAATCAGTGCTGCTGAATTAAACAATCAAATGAGTCAGTGACTCACTCATAAAGAATGAATCAGTGCTGCTGAATCAGTGCTGCTGaattaaacaatcaaatgaaTCAGTGACTCACTCATGAAGAATGAATCAGTGCTGCTGAATCAGTGCTGCtgaattaaacaatcaaattaatcaGTGACTCACTCATGAAGAATGAATCAGTGCTGCTGAATCAGTGCTGctgaattaatcaatcaaatgaGGCAGTGACTCACTCCTGAGGAATGAATCAGTGCTGctgaattaatcaataaaatgagTCAGTGACTCACTCATGAAGAATAAATCTGTGTTGctgaattaataaatcaaatgagTCAGTGACTCACTCATGAAGAATGAATCAGCGCTGCTGAAGTAACCGGTCCAAAGAGTCATTGACTCACTCATGAAGAATGAATCAGTGCTGCTGATTTAATCAGTCGAATGAGTCAGTGACTCACTTATGACAAATGAATCAGTGCTGCTGAATCAGGGCTgctaaattaatcaatcaactgAGTCAGTGACTCACTCATGAAGACTCACTCGGTCCAAAGagtcattcactcactcatgaaGAATGAATCAGTGCTGCTGATTTAACCAGTCGAATGAGTCAGTGACTCACTTATGACGAATGAATCAGTGCTGCTGAATTAACCAGTCGAATGAGTCAGTGACTCACTCATGAAGAATAAATCAGTGCTGCTGAATAAATCAATCAACTGAGTCAGTGACTCACACATGAAGACTCACTTGGTCGAATGAGTCAGTGACTCACTTATGACGAATGAATCAGTGCTGCTGAATTAACCGGTCGAATGAGTGAGTGACTCACTCATGAAGTCAGTGTCTCACTCACTGATTCATTATTCATGAGTAAGTCTGTGACTCAATTAACCGGTCAAATGGGTCAGTGACTCACTCATGAAGACTTGGTCGAATTGGTTAATGAGTCAGTGAGTCACTCTTGAGGAATGAATCAGTTGAAAGGGTCAGTAACTCAGTCATGAAGAATGAATCAGTGCTGCTAAATGAATCAGCTGAGTGAATCATTCAGTGACTCACTCACGAAGAATGAAGCTGTGCTGTGCTGCTAAGTGAATCAGTAAGTGCCATACTCATGAAGAATGAATCACTGCTGAATGAACCAGCTAACTGAATCAGTTAGTGGCATGCTCATGAAGAATGAATCACTGCTGAATGTGTCAGTCGAATGAGTCAGTGACTCACTAATAAAGAATGAATCTGTGTTGTTTATTGAATCCTTTATAATGCCTTATGAGTTGTTTTCATCCcacctaaaacattaaatacattattagaTATTTCAGAAAGATATTAACTATGGATAAAGAAATTAAAAGTTTGgtctggtttggtttggtttatgaaatattttttaacaaaatgttacATAAAAGTATAAACTACAACATTCACATGCAAGAAATAAAAGGCATacacaaaaacatatataaaaggtaaaataaggataaataaataaataaaaatataacactgAAAAAATGGCCATCTTGTTTCATgtgtttcacattttaaaaaattaatcagtCTTCGTTAAGTTTTTGTAAAgtgtgtatataagtgtgtgaGAGTATGAAGTGAGTCTAAAAacctttgtttatttataaaaaaataaaaacaaattaataaactgcATATATATCTTACACATCAAATCACCTTTATTGTCACCTTGCTTGAATTATCAATAACGTATTAGAAATATTAGAGTGTTCAACTATACGAGAGTATAACTTACACCAAAACTTCTGAATAAACTAGAAGAATATTAGCATAataatagcataataataataatagcttccTCACGTTATTAATGTACACTTCGCTGATCTCTATATGGTCTGTCGCGGTGGTGACGTCAGTGAGATGATCTGTAGATCGCGCAATGCTGTGGTTCATGCGCAGTTGGAGCGCAGCCTCAGTTTCGATTCTCTGCCGGCAGAAACAGCTAACACAAGCAGACTGACATACAGCTAAGCTAAATTAACCCAAATTTAACTAAAGTAACCCATTCGGACGACTCACAGCTGGCGGTTCATCTCAGGTCTGTTCTCCTCACACACTCCACACGCACGACAGCTGTTTTCATTTCGCGGTTTTTTTCCCAGAAATGAAGCGGTGAAGTTTTGCTAACGTTAATGATGCTCGTGAAGCTCAATGAATGAACACACAGCTGACAAAAACACAAGATTTGAGCTTAAACGCTTGCTTTTTAATATACATTCGTGCTGTTTGTGCAGACGACAATGTGTTAGCATACTATTATATGCCAGTTTAGCTTTAGCTGTTTGTTTACATTGAGTTATTTGTAAAATCACgacatttttacattaatatcGTCTCTTTACTTGCTCTGAATGTTATTTAGTTAAACAATGAGTGTGttctaaactatatatatatatatatatatatatatatatatatatatatatatatatatatatatatatatatatataatacgaaTGAAGATTGTTGGATTTATaattacacattcattcagtcacaactcgtccctatattgtttattaaggtactttgaatattcagtctgaatcTCATGTAACGTAAgcatgacttgaaaacaacattagcactatttattcgACTGTAAACATGGTtgtgctttgatagtcattggctgctaatatggttttactatttagaatttgcaaacactAACGTTAGTTTTCTGATATTTTGTCatcaaggagaaagtctgaatgtgtgtgaATTAAAACTTTACTTCAATCGAATTGAGCCTGTAAAAAGCAGTActctttattgtttttacattagtaTGCTTTATTTTCCAGTTTTCCAGTATCTCTTTGAGTAATTGTATTTTAGTACTTATTAATATATACAAATTTACGTCATAAAAATACATCtctaatttagttattttacgttagttagttagttagttagttaattaataACTTGTTggcttaatataatgtaaatgctTTAGAAGATCTTAAGTGTTGGCCCTTGTTAATTAATGTGGGTGGTTATTAtactaattatataaaaataatgattaatgTCATCcaatattcattcactcattcattcattttcttttcggcttagtccctttattaatctggggtcgccacagcggaatgaaccgccaacttattcagcatatgttttacacagcggatgcccttccatccacaacccatctctgggaaacatccacacacactcagtcacactcatacactacggacaatttagcctacccaattcacctgaaccgcatgtgtttggactgtgggggaaaccagagcacccggaggaaacccacgcgaacacagggagaacatgcaaactccactcagaaacaccaactgacccagctgaggctcgaaccagcgaccttcttgctgtgaggcgacagcactacctactgcctatatagctgtatatatatatgtgtatatgtttgtgtatatatgagcaattccatgcataTGTCAACCTTgctatgagaaaaaaaaaagttttcactaaaatattgAAACGCtttctgtgtgttttttgtgtaggcttgtactgtaaaaatactgtcaAATGTCTCtggtaatgtttttaaataattatatttgatttaccaaaatcacaccagtggcaatttcacatatgtcacatccgtaacgacactttttcctcataaatgcaaaaatgttgtaCAAATTaaaatcagtcatgtttgttctatagagagccaacttttataaaagaccattttatgccactcattatataatgccagaatgacaatataatatcatcacaatgctaGTACACTCTTCATAGAACacgtcatattttattattaagcatagtaaattttagtcattttagcaatttaataatgaggcattggagtcagaatgtgaaagcgcatatcctaaatatataataatgaattTTAACACAAAAGTGCAGATAAGGAGTAACAGAGGCTGTAATATCTgctgccagatctattttcagtcgtCAGAcagccacatgaaaatatactatagtaatttatagtaaatactgtagtgtttttagccatactgacacctccaatagagatcgagatgtgcacaatcagctaaaatgttgctagaattggtttatgtatgggcgatatatattgcatcagcaGAAATTATTGGgttcatgtccatgtgttgtgccataagtccatatattgattattgttacAGGCctatgtatatgcatgtgtatatatatatatatatatatatgtgtgtgtgtgtgtgtgtgtgtgtgtgtgtgtgtgtgtgtgtgtgtgtgtgtgtgtgtgtgtgcgtgtgtgtgtgtgtgtgtgtgtgtgtgtacataaatAATTTACAAATCAATTTAACTACAATAGTTAATGCTGTTATAAAGTACTGAATAAAAGCAGAGAGCATCTATATTATGAAATCGttgataataattaattatttcgaTTTTCTGTCCTGCAGGGAGGATCATGTCACGTGGAGGGCAGAAATCAAACATGAGTTCGTCTAAAAAGCACCAGGCGTCTTCACTGAAAGCCAAAGGATTCAAAGACATCAGGATTGACGAAGAGGTCAAAATCGCTGTCAATATCGCCCTGGAGAGATTTCAGTACAGCGACGAGAAAGGTCTGAGGGTTTATCATCTAAAACCATCACAGAAAAGCAGTTTATTTTCATCCTTATTATGTCGTATATCAAATGTAGGAGGCAGGGCTTGATTTTTGTACTTCAGGAATTGATTGGATGGCTCTGGTTTGCTTTTGCTGGGTCCTGTAAGAGTGACAGGTTAATCCCGCCCTCACAGCAGTAAACACCAATCAGTAAGGGATGTTGTTcaagtaataaaaacaaacattattttaagtCTAATTTCCTGAAAAACACTCCACATGATCCTCTGATctatttgtatattaataaataatgaattttaaataaatgagttaCTAATGAATGTTACAATTTAATTAAGCCCTTAtactggtatatatatatatatatatatatatatatatatatatatatatatatatatatatatatatatatatatatatatatttatttaaattttttattttatgtaaaatttttattttttaaatttaaaaatatttataaaatctaTTTCTTAGAaccctttaaagtaaaaaaaacctcttaaaattaatttttttaaaaaatataacataaaatgacACCAGTGATAGTCAATAGGGATACAGATGGACACTGGATGATAAACTTCCATTTTTTACTTCCATTTTCTTCCAATTTTTGATAAACTTTTCGTTTATATTtggcttgatttttatttatttttttacttcaggAATTGATTGGATGGCTCTGGTTTCCTATTGGTGGGCCTTTTATGAGTGACAGGTTGACCCTGCCCTCACACCAGTAAACACCAATCAGAAAAGAGAAGAGTTGTTGGGAGGGTGGGGAAGTTGATTAAAAAATtcagtttatatattttaaagcctAATATTTACCACAAAacctaaattaataaattatttttaccaaaaactaaattaaatcaaatcattttACTGGAGTTCAGACAAGTTCaaacatttacaaatttaaaaacattctaaaagcatcattgtttttacattatataaatgtatttcttaagaacctaaaattaagttaaacttaaaactctttaagttcatatttaatataatatatttaatatatttaattatttgaccTTTGAGGCTAAATTATTTGAAATGcagaaaaaaacccaaaacaaatgtGGGCGGGGCTTGATTTTTGTTCCTATTGTAGAGCATTTtgggggatgtaaacaaaaacaatggtcccaacgtatttcctgttttacatttttaatttttatagcttacgagaatccaaaaagagccacatattgatgaataatgttatgatagctgattTAAAGTTAAgtcatgattgaattgcctcttgttatagttatgaaatagtttgataacaggcaggaaatattcatgggccaatgacatgaccacattcaAAAGGTCGATACAAGGATGACCCCGCCCTCACACCagtaaacaccaatcagagaagagattgTGTTAAAGAGGGATGTGAAGTTATTCTGATTCAGGATTATGAGGCGAATGGATTTTGAGATctataatgattttttattttataaaagaatTGAAATGTGTTGTTTTGTCCCACAGAGCTGGATTTTCCTTCGTCCTTGACAAACTCTGAGAGAGCGTTCATTCATCGGCTGGCTCAGTCTCTGGGCTACATCTCCAAAAGCAGAGGGTGAGTTCAGTTTGCATGTGAAACACCGGCATGCACACTAGGCATGGGCGATATCTTATCATTTGCAATATAGCGTTAAACATTCTGTCCACAATAAAAACTAGACTTTACTTAGACTGCAGTTAATCATTACTGAAGCACATGTGCAATACAGTTTGCCTTCATGAGCCTGTCCAGAAAGATTTATTCTGCTTTACGTTCACTTCATAACATCAATGGAGTGTTTGCAATAACTCCTTTTGTGACCAGAGGTGGTTTCATATCACAGAATGAGCAAGAAATCATACTTTTAATAGTATATAATACAGTGATAAAGGCTAGGTCAATTAGcattgtattataaatatatcTTATGTTTATAAAATACCCAGCATGGCCTAAAGAACAGAAATAATCCAGATATTGCCACAGTGGTTGTTTGTGTTCATGATTGATCCATTTATTAATTTCTGTCATCTTTATCCTATGCTGCAATGATAGCTTTTTTCAGTAATCTATATGTG
This Danio aesculapii chromosome 5, fDanAes4.1, whole genome shotgun sequence DNA region includes the following protein-coding sequences:
- the LOC130229889 gene encoding homeobox protein goosecoid-2 is translated as MESRVQDKRSFGFSIDSILTCAVVWGKRVFSEACPSAGSPGLTGVQRRVRRHRTIFTEEQLQALEDLFTHNQYPDIHTREQLALKTQLREERVEVWFKNRRAKWRRQKRLPFSLRGADEWMSVIHND